The genome window CCtggaggctgtgggaggggagacatTCACCAGCACAAAGGGGAGTTGGGGTCCCTGTTGATTTTCAGTGGGCATCAGGCACCTTGCTGCCCTATTTGCCTTTGAAAATGGCCCCTCAGCTAGCAAACCTGTTACAAGCCTGTCTGAACGCTGTCACAAAGCTGGATAATTGCTTGCTACAGCTTCACAAGGTTGTGGCCTCCCAatgccccaggctgggctcatGGGTGTGAGTGAGCAAAATGCTCTCCCACCCCCAGCGCTGGATTTGCCTGGTGTCTCTGGCTGGCTGAACATGAAAGTACTTCGACTGtgaatgtttaattaaaataatataggGACATGAAAAAAACCTCAGCCCCCAGTCTCTGCAGTctcattctgctgctgctggctggaccTAGGGCCAGTGCGAGGCCAGACTAGTGCATCCCcactgtcccttctggccttaaaatctctgtgCTGTACCCCAGAGGGGTGGTATAGAGCCCCTAGCGGAGGCAGGTACAGCTGAgtggcagggctggctgcggggtTCCAGTTTCTAACTGGTGCCTTGGCTGACTGCTGTGATTCCACCTCATACGCTGGATGGGATGGACCCAAAGGAGCTGGGGCAATTGAGATCTTGCTGCCTACAAGGGATTGGGCGGAGTCCTAGGATCCTGTTTCTGTGTCTCTCCATAAGTGGGACCCACGGGTCGGGAGGGAGAATAGGGCTGGGACCCTGCAGTAAGAAGCTTGTGCAGCTGTAACCCCAGAGCCTATTTCCACAGGCTCCCCTGACATGCTGTCTTGCTGGTGTGTTCCTTGAGACTTTATTCTCCATGCTGTTCTCCCCCAGGACCGCTGGTTCCTCTTAGCAAAACTTGTCCAAGTACCTCCAGCTGGGTTGCCTCCCTGTAAAACACACCTTGTCCTAAGTGACCTTTCCAGTCCCCCTCCCACCAAGCTTTAGCCAGGGGAACTTAATCTGCTGATACTATAGTCACTCTTGTGCCTTTTATTAGATGCTTATTCTCTCCAGATAGCCTCTGACCTTTAGACTGAACTGACTGTATAGAAGGCTGCCAGCTTCAGCCTCCTCCCCATCCTGCTGGAGCTACAGAGAAGAGAAAGAACCTTACGCCCCTGCACCCTGACACCAGTCCTGGTGCTGGCTTTCTGCTCCTATTGCCTTGGAGATCGGAGATCTGAGAAGCCCAGCTCCTTTTGCATGAGGTGTTCTACCAGAGATCCCGCATTAATATGCAGGAGGGCTCTCCCACCCAGCCACAGCTGAGTCCCAGCATCTCCCACAGAGCAATCTCTGAATTACTCCAGCCTAGGCACattgcagggtgggagggtctcTGAAATGCTTCTCACCCTGCCCCATAAGCTGCTTTCCAGTCCCCCTGCAAGCAGGCTTCTTCTTACACCCTGGCCTTGCATGCCCCAGATCCCAGTGGTCCAGATATTGCAGTGCCTGATGCCAGGCTGGCAGGGTGTGTGTAAGGATGTGGCTGCAGCAGCTTCTTTTACAGGTAGGTGCTTCCTGTATTCCCCAGGTTGCCTTGTCACATCCAGTAGTGGAGGGTTTTTTAGTAGCGAGGGATGAACTTGATGTGCTAGCACTGAGCAGCTTTACCTGGGATGTGGCTAGCTTGGTCCTACCATCAGACTTCACTGCAGGTGTGACAGAGCCCAGATCCCCTGGGGCAAGGATGGGCAGAGCTTGTCTCTGAGAGCCTCACTGTTCGTGAGGAaaagctcccctcccctgcccagctgctggaggTTGCTGGCTATAAAAAGTCTCCCCTTTGCCATTTGGAGTTATGTTCTGCAGACACAGCACACGTCAAAGGGCACTCTGGATGTCAGTGCGGCTCCAAGAGCTGCATCTGTTCTGATCCCAGGTGCAGGGGGGGATCTTTACTTGCCAGCAGACCCAGAAATGAAGCAAGCAGGGAAGCAGCCTAAGCACTTCCACTCTCAGTTTGTCTGTGGCTGCAAGGGACTTTCAGGTTGGAGCAAACTTTTATGAAGCCAGCACTAGGGTGCTAgccctcaggctgcagggctagcAGCAGTGAGCATATATCCTTGCTGCTGGCCCTTTGGAGGAGCTCACTCGGCATCCTGGCAGCATGGCAACTGTGGGtgctgtgacgaagcgggactgttcttaatgtttcctctgaatattgtgggggtgcctcagtttcccctatgcagttcttaagtatctagggggtgggataagggtgtatgatcgttgcagagccctagagggcaggtgtgtgcaggggtctggacacagagaatggccgacaccctgtttcctggcaactgatggcctggcccttccctcctgcaaggtgagatctaaagggttggagaacaaaggaatgaggtgacctcctggcccgggaaagggacaaagcccagaggaggaggggctggagggagtttcagtttggggctggctggggacatgcagtgaagtgcagacggggttgtctggcttattgccccccaaaatggacccagctgaggggtcctgttctctgcacctgcaagctctgtgttagaccatgttcctgtcgtctaataaaccttctgttttactggctggctgagagtcacgtctgactgcagagttggggggcaggaccctctggcttccccaggaccccgcctgggcggactcgctgggggaagcgcacggaggggcagaggatgttgAATGCTcccaggtcagacccaggaaggtgggagctgtgtgagctgtgtcctgcagacaggctgctcccagagaggagactccctcagagtcctgactggcctcgtagggagcagttccagagcatcgcccggggacgccggGACAGGTGCCACTTGTGCTGTGTTATTGTGAGAGGGACACCTGTTCGGTGGTAAGCAGGCTGCAGCCTCCTCAACAGACCTGCTGCTGTGCAAACTTACCTTAGGGGAATACAAGTCCCTtgtcctctttctcctccccaatACATCTAATGTGAGTGCTGTGAGGGTCTCACATGAACAACAGAAAGGAGTGGAGGGTGAGTATGgcagggtttcagagtaacagtctgtatccacaaaaagaaaaggggtacttctggcaccttagagacgaacaaattacaaggactccttttctttttatgggagGGTTGCGGACCACGAGAAAAGCACGGTACGCTACTGTGTGCGGGAGACAGGCAAGCACCTCATGTCACacgtgggggggcagggggtagaAGCTCATGTCacgtggggggggcagggggtagcaCCTCATGTCACacgcgggggggggcagggagtagcCGCTCATGTCACactggaggggccaggggggTAGGAGCTCATGTCACACATGGGAGCGGGGGTAGCAGGTCATGTCacactggaggggggagggggtagcaTCTCATGtcacatggggggcagggagtagcAGCTCATGTCACACTGGCGGGGACAGGGGGTAGCAGCTCATGTCAcacgggggggcagagggtagcagctcatgtcacactggggggggggtagcagctcatgtcacatgggggggcagggggtagcagctcatgtcacactgtggggggcagagggtagCAGCTCATGTCACACTGGCGGGGACAGGGGGTAGCAGCTCATGTCAcacgggggggcagagggtagcAGCTCATGTCACACTGGAGGGGGGGTAGCAGCTCATGTcacatgggggggcagggagtagcagctcatgtcacactgtggggggcagggggtagcaGCTCATGTCACACTGGCGGGGCAGAGGGGTAGCAGCTCATGTCacatgtggggggcagggagtagcagctcatgtcacacgggggggcagagggtagcAGCTCATGTCACACTGGCGGGGCAGAGGGGTAGCAGCTCATGTcacatgggggggcagggggtagcagctcatgtcacactggggggggcagggggtagcagctcatgtcacacgggggggcagggggtagcaGCTCATGTCACACTGGCGGGGCAGAGGGGTAGCAGCTCATGTCacatgtggggggcagggagtagcAGCTCATGTCAgacgggggggcagggagtagcAGCTGATGTCAcgcgggggggcagggagtagcAGCTGATGTCacactgggggggcgggggtagcagctcatgtcacgcgcggggggggcagggagtagcAGCTCATGTCACACGGGAGGGCAGGGGGTAGCAGCTGATGTCACacgcgggggggcagggggtagcaGGTCATGTCGCGGGGGGGCAGCAGCTCATGTCacacgggggggcagggggtagcaGCTAATGTcacacgggggggagggggttagcaGCTGATGTCACAcgcaggggggcagggggtagcAGGTCATGTCACacgtggggggcagggagtagcAGCTCATGTCAgacggggggggacggggggggtagcagctcatgtcacgcggggcggggggcagggagtagCAGCTTATGTCACACGGGTGGGGCAGGAAGTAGCAGCTCATGTCACccgggggggggacaggggggggtagcagctcatgtcacgcgggggggcagggagtaaCAGCTCATGTCACacgtgggggggcagggagtagcAGGTCATGTCGCGGGGGGGCAGCAGCTCATGTCacacgggggggcagggggggtagcagctcaggtcacacgggggggcagggggtagcaGCTCATGtcgcgggggggcaggggggtagcagctcatgtcacacgtggggggggagggggtagcagctcatgtcacacggggggggcagggggtagcaGCTCATGTCatatgggggggcagggggtagtAGCTCATGTCGCGGGGGGGCAGCAGCTGATGTCACACGTGGGGGGGGCAGGCGGTAGCAGCTCATGTCAgacgggggggcagggagtagcAGGTCATGTCACACGGGGGGGCAGTAGCTGATGTCacacgggggggcagggggggtagcAGCTCATGTCGCGGGGGGCAGCAGCTGATGTCACacgtggggggggcagggagtagcAGCTCATCtcacggggggggcagggggtagcaGCTCATGTCatatgggggggcagggagtagcAGCTCATGTCGCGGGGGGGCAGCAGCTGATGTCACacgtggggggggcagggggtagcaGCTCATCTCACGGGGTGGGCAGGGGGTAGCAGCTCATGTCacgcggggggggcagggggtcgaGTCACGGTGGGAGGCGCGCGGGGGAGGACCCCTGGACGGACGGAGCGGAGGCGGACGGAGCCGGGTggaccccggctctgccccacgCGCGGgcggggaggctggggcaggggcggaCGGAGCAGGACAGACCCCGCTCGCAGGCGCCTGCCCGGTTCCGCGGGTgacggggctggggcgggagccagGGGCACGGGGCGCCGGCCGCTGCGGGCTCGCGTGTTCCCGGCCCGCCCGTGTCCGCGAGGGGAACCGGAGGCTCGCCAGCTGCAGCCCGCCAAAGCGCGTCTCCGCGCTGCCGCGCGCGCGCGCCCGCCCGCTCCCTTCACCGAGCAGCCCCGGAGCCtggtgcccgggggggggggctggagagagcgGCCCCGGCCCCCCCCGAGCGCGGCCCCGGCACAGGCTGACCGGTGTGGAGGAGgccccccccggccgccccctCAGGCGGTATCCGGGAGCCGCCGGGGTCAGCGGGGCTGGGCAtagcgggcgggggcggggccgtggTGCTGGCACCAGGGGTGCTgccgcgcccccgccccccccggcgtGACGGGGTTTCCCGCAGGGGCGGGGGTTACtgagctctgagccccccccccccgctggggcCCGGCCTGGAGCATCAGGGGGCACGTGGGGACCGGGGACTCGCTCTCCCGGGGGGGCCTGTGAGCGTGCGCGTGACTCGGGGGGTCACgtgccagccgccctgctgggAACACGTGACCGGAAGGGCTCCGCCTCTTGGGAAAGGTCACTGGGCTGAGGGCGGGGAGAGCGCGAGGCGTCCGACCCGGAACTGCCGCCGACCCCGGTCTCCGAGACGCGCCTCTCGCAGCCGCGCCCGGCAGGAGGTGACGGTCGCGGGGGACTGGCCCCGCTCGGCTCGCGGGGGCGCGGGTCGCTCCGGGCGGCGGCGGGAGGCCGCGGTCGGTGTGCGAGGCTCGGGGGCCCGCGGCCATGGGCAGCCGGGCTGCTCCCGGCCCCGCGGGGACCTGCCGGAGCCCGGCCGGCTTCGGGCGCGCCCAGGCTCGCCGCGGGAGGGGCCCATCCCCCGCCCCCGGAGGGGACGGGCCTGCGCTCGCCTGGGCGAAGCGTGTGGGCCCCGCGGGCTCTGGCCGCCAGGCCTCGGCGGGCCGCGGGCACCCGCGGCTGAGACCTGCCTTGTGTTTTTCAGGGGACGAGCATGGGCTCCGCCAAGCAGCTCGCGGACTTCGGGTATAAGGCCTTCTCCGGCTCCATGATGCTTCTGACCGTCTACGGGGGCTATCTGTGCAGCGCCAGGGTTTACCGCTACTTCCAGCGCCAGAAAGCCCTGAAGCAGCTTGAACAGAACCAGCTAAACACAGGGGCCATTGAGGACTGagtcctgctccctgcctggctgcatGGCCAGAGGCTATGTTGAGATTACTCCTGCTGCAGTAATCAGGTAGCACGTGCAACGCTTCCCGATCACAAATGAGGGCTAGCGTAGATCACTTGGGGTTTTCCTCAGGCACACTAAGGTGTCTTGAGTTTTTCTGCACTAGTGAGACGTTACAAAGTACCTCTATGTAAGCATCTGTTTTGATCATGTGattaaatattttacttattTCTCCTCTTGTCAGTATATGACTAGAAGCACCTGAGTGGAGGAGTAAGTCAGTTAAATCAACATCAATACACAATTTTACTCAAAACCCCTCACAGGGGGGATGTCTGCCTTGATGCCATTCTTCTAAAATTCTCCACTTCCAGGCCAGCAAACTGAATAGCCGCAGGTTGAGggagactgagggcttgtctacacttaaacacTGTAGCTGTATCTCTATTTCAATGGAGACATTACCTACACTGATTGGAGGGGTTCTCCAGGCAGCATAGGTGATCcacctgagaggcagtagctaggttaatAGGGCTATGTCTCAACtactgcagtaagttgacctatGCTACGcctgaataacgtagctggagtcgacatagactcgtagaactggaagggacctcgagaggtcatctagtccagtcccctgcactcaaggcaggactaagtattatgtagaccatccctgacaggtgtttgtccaacctgttcttaaaaatccccaatgatggagattccacaatctccctaggcaatttattccagtgcttaactactctgtccgttaggaagtttttcctaatgtccagcctaaagtGCCCTTGCTGtgatttaaacccattgcttcttgttcttaacctctgaggataggacaataatttttcttcctccttgcaacaaccttttatgtacttgaaaactgttatgtcccctctgtcttctcttctccagactaaacaaaaccaattttttcctcataggttatgttttctagacctttaataatttttgttgctcttctctggactttctccagtttgaccacatctttcctgaaatgtggtgcccagaactgaacacaatactccagttgaggcctaattagagcagaagaattacttctcgtgtcttgcttataacactcctgctaatacatcccagaatgatgtttgctttttctgcaacagcattacactgttgacccatatttagctTAGCAGCtacgacccccagatccctttccacagtacttcttcctagacaatcattttctattttgtatgtgtgcaactgattgttccttcttaagtggagtactttgcatttgtcctaattacttcagaccatttctccagatcattttgaatgttaatctTATCccctaaagcacttgcaacccctcccagcttggtatcgtccacaaactttgtaagtgtactctctataccattatctaaatcattgatgaagatattgaacagaaccgatccctgcgggaccccacttgttaagctcctccagcatgactgtgaatgaCTCATGATTACTTTCTGGGAACgatttttccaaccagttatgcacccaccttatagtagctccatctaggttgtatttccctagtttgtttatgagaaggtcatgcgagacagtatcaaaagccttactaaagtcaagatataccacatctaccacttcccccccatccacgaggcttgttaccctgtcaaagaaagctatcaggttggtttgacatgatttgttcttgacaaatccatgctattacttatcaccttattatctaagtgttttgcaaattaattgcttaatgatttgctccattatctttctgggtacagaagttaagctgactggtctgtaattccctgggttgtccttatttccctttttatagatggccactatatttgcccttttccagtcttctggaatctctcctgtcttccatgacttttcaaaaataattgctaatggttcataTCTcctccttaagtattctaggatgcatttcatcaggccctggtgatttgaagacatctaacttgtctaagtaatttttgacttattctttccctattttagactctaatcctacctcattttcactggcattcactatgctAGATGTCCaattgccaccaaccttcttggtgaaaaccaaaacaaagaagttttTAAGcagctctgccatttccacattttcctttatctttccctcctcattgagtaatgggcctactctgtccttggtcttcctcttgcttctaatgtctttgtaaaatgttttcttgcttccttttatgtccctagctagtttgatctcattttgtgccttggcttttctaattttgtccctacatacttgtgtttgtTTATAGTCatcctttaagaaaaggagtacttgtggcaccttagagacgaacacatttatttgagcataagcttttgtgagctacagctcacttcatcagatgcattcagtggaaactctGAAATcagtcatcctttgtaatttgaccaagtttccactttttgtaggattctcttttgagttttagatcattgaagatctcctggttaagcagggtggtctcttgccatacttcctatctttcctatgcagtagGATAAtttcctcttgtgcccttaataatgtctctttgaaaaactgccaattgtcgttcaatttttttttccccttagacttgcttcccatgggattttacctaccaactccctgagtttgctaaagtctgccttcttgaaatccgtTGTCTTTATTGtactgttctccctcctactcttccttagaatcatgaactctaccatttcatgatcactttcttCCCAGTtgctttccactttcaaattctcaacctgtTCCTCCCTGTCTgttaaaatcaaatctagaacggCCTCCCCCCCccgtagctttctccaccttctgaaataaagtctccaatacattccaagaacttgctaGATAAGCTGTGtcctgctgtgttgttttccccAACAGCTGTCTGGGTAGGTCAAGTTACTGCAGGGTCTGCACAGTGCAGGGGTCGACGGGAGAAATTTTCCCaccgacttaccttactcttctcatcgggcatagagtacaggggtcaacttgagagcgatctgctgtcgatttggtggGTGTTCACTAGATCCATTAAATCAATCTCAGAGAGTGGAGTCTGGCTGTACTGTAGATGTAGCctaggagaattctcccattgacctagcattgtctacaccaggagttaagtcagtttaactgcattgcttgggggtgtggatttttcacactgctgagtgagttatactgacctaatttcctagtgtagactcaAACTGAGGAAGTGGAGAACAAATTTCTGGGACAGCTTTGGACTGAGTCCTGCTTCCAAGCATATTAGATTTTGTAAACAATGGTTTCACATCCACAGTAAAGTCTTCCAGTCACCAAATGATCCAGAAATGCATGAATTTAAACAGTTGTGtgtcctcctctccatggccagACGCTCACTTCCACAAGCTTAAAGTTTCATTTCAATGTTAGACGGTTCTGGGGACAGGCTTGAGATTAAAAGTAGAAAATAGACTAAGCAAATTCTTACAAGAACTTCCCTttagttggaaaaaaaaattatggacaGTGGAGTTTGCTGTAGATTCTGGTCTCAACACCAAGCCTAACAGACAGAGGGGTTGGTGCAGTCAACTTTGCTTTGGACTGTTTTGTAACAGTGCTATAAAACAGGTAAGCCACAGCTGCTAGTTCCTCTTATTAACTTTAGAGTTTCCTTAATAGTAATTGCAGGATGTGTAAGTATTTCTCTAGACAGTATGAAGTGGAAGTAGGTTTGGCAAAGGCTACTTGGAAAAGTATTTGGCCATACTAGACATGGTAATGGAAATGCAGCAGAGACTATCTTTAGTTTGGTTGAGTGGAACAGCTAAGATGATAAAGGATACAGGGATTTAGGATAAAACTTGTACGAAGAGTCAAAGAAAATGAAAGCTAGATTACTAACTGCCTTGAATGGATGAACTAAAACTAAGTCTACTCTGAGAAAATAAAGTATTCgatatgttttaaaaaactaCTCAACATTTGATACCCAGTACATGGGTTCTTTTGCTACAGATGTACGTGAGAAGAACACATAGTAAAAGTTCAAGGTACACTAACTGAGGCAATTTAGGGACATTGAATAGAAGTTATTGGAGCTAGAGATAATGAAAATATTCATGGAGGTAATGTGTCCAGCTTTGCACACAGtgaataattttaaatgtttgtgaAGAGCCTGTCACTTGATTAAAGCTCATTTGACCTATAGTCAGAGCATCATAGCTGGCACTTAAGTGAAGCACTGAATCTTAAACAGTATTCTCTCTCATTTGAGACAGCAGTCCCTACTAGCACCATGCTGCCTAGGGGGGGTTCACTAGTTCAGGAGCAATTCAACAAGAAGAGCAATACTACAACTTTCTGCAGTGTATAGGAGTTCTTACTTATATGCTAAACTTCAATACATCAAGGTGAGAGAAGTTTACAAAGCAGGAGCTGCTGTTTTAGAGAAATGCAGAAAAAATGCAAGTCAAACAAAtttctgaagctttttttttaatcagataaGAGTAAACAATTGTATAAAATAACTCAAATTTCTGAAGTTCTGCACATGATTATGACACTCAGGTGTCTTCCATTGCCCCTGAAGTACCATTGAGTAAGAAAGAAGCGAAGCCTCTGCTGTCCTGATTTCCGAAGTCAGTGGTATGGAGAGGCAGCTGCAGCAATGCTCACTTCTGTCTTTAAAAACACACAGGCAGGGCTGCAACCTCTGCCTGTGTGGAAAGTTAATATAACCCACGAGCATTGCTCCATCTTTGGCTAATGTCCTGTCTTATAAATCTAACCAACCATAGCCTGTAACTCCTGTAAAAAAGTCTTCAAATTCACATGAGTTGCAGGTATGCATGTGCTGTGATATTTCTCTAAATTAGGGTCAGGAGTGCAACATTTTTTAGGTTGTATTTAAGACTTTGGATGGGCAGCAAATACCACTTGGTCCGTCTTAACAGCACAGATTATAAATTATACTCTCTTTAGCACATAGCATCCCAATGGCAAGTTAAAACACGCTTTGTCCATCACAATCTGATTCAATGCATGGCTGTAACACAGAGTCACAGCAGGACTGATAATttataaatgattttaaaaacccTCTGTGCTACAGCTTACAGCATGATGTATCTGGGTGATACTAGACCACATAATCTAAATGGATCCTGGAGTGCAGCAAGAAAACATACTGAACTTGCACTGGGTCAAGAAACAATTTTGGAATGGTACCTTAACCAGTCCACAGTCAATGTCCATCCCAGCCCAAACTCATTCCATCAAGCTTGAGTTGATCCTAGTAAAAACCAGTTTGTCACACAAAAATACTTCTGCAAATAATATTAGAGATGGGCCTATTAAATACAAAATGGCTTatattcttaaaaaaaagttaaatttgcATCTTTGTTTTTGCATTAGTAATTGGCTCGGTTCGGTCCCTTCTGTGGTGTGAAACCTTAGACTGGTCTGGAGTGTGCCCATCTCAGAGTTGATGGATGTTTTTTGAGGGAAGGGGTATCTTGATTAAAGATCACTTAGGAATGTGGAGTGCAACACATCTAGATATTTAGACACAAGTCCGTGTTTGCTGGAGGCCTCCCCCAGCGTTACTCCTCTTCTGCCCATTGGGCACTAGCTACATGACCATTAATCCGATTGGCACCATTGCTTGAAGTGCTGAAGATTCCTTTTGTGCTATTTGAAGTCAtgtcatcctcttcagaactgctCTCTACATCACTGCGATCATCTTTTGATACCTGAAAGTTTAAAATCAAAGGTAGAGGTGGAAGAAAGATTACAAATTCATAGGGAACAGCTATTCGAGAGGTCTTGTCTATCTGATCAGTTTCCCCCATATTAGATTCTTTGAATTATTTAAAGTTGAACCCCACAAGTGGACCTTCCAACCACATATAGGGAGCATGGTACAGAATTCAGAACAGGGGACCAAGTCAAGAGATGATGATGTTGTACAGCTTTGGCCAAGCTAACTTTTGCATTTCCAATTCAGTATTATAGCTCTCTTCACATGGGTGTGTTGGTGAAGTGATTTCAGATCCATGGAAGGAGCCCATAGCAATATATCACTGTTTGATCCTTCTTCCAGTAGCTAAATTATAGCACAGATTATAAAGGATGCCTTTCCAAATGGCAAattagaaatatttgttttaatactAAATTATGAGTTACCAGCTTGTTCAGACACCTTTTGGTAATCAGCAGGAGGTGGGAAGAAGCATCAGTTTTAGTTTCTAAAGGGATGAGTTTGTTTTTAAGGTTTGCTCAAAAGAGTACCgatgttttatttcaaaaagaaacTGGCCCCATTTAGCACATCACCATTTGCATAAGATGATTCCCTCTTTAGAGCCTGTTTACAGAGAACTACACGGTGGGTTAGTTATCTAAGGCATCAGTTCCCAAACTTTGATTCATGCACCACCTTTGTGAAAAGTTATTGTGAAGTGCACTGATGGAACGTCAAGCGCATGTACCACC of Natator depressus isolate rNatDep1 chromosome 20, rNatDep2.hap1, whole genome shotgun sequence contains these proteins:
- the COX14 gene encoding cytochrome c oxidase assembly protein COX14, which codes for MGSAKQLADFGYKAFSGSMMLLTVYGGYLCSARVYRYFQRQKALKQLEQNQLNTGAIED